In the genome of Cryptomeria japonica chromosome 8, Sugi_1.0, whole genome shotgun sequence, one region contains:
- the LOC131857768 gene encoding uncharacterized protein LOC131857768 gives MGYAGPSRCIMCKAQSETVDHLLLTCPFAFKCWRWLSAKLGLITALPNDIKSLFQSWPIPTKESTLSLIMELSPSSLVWEIWKERNHKLFDNKSRRIETILNSIAMIIVDSINYKLAFSLGPPKVFSSWDESIRKNWHGIRIPPSFGKKDNRRKTAIWSPPKPGWIKLNFDGTSRGNSGPSGIGYVIRDHTGPTLRKMAKLIPLDTNNIEEFKALQFKLRDCINHGFNNILVEGDSEIAINAIKRKNTPNWRLQGILESIVASLDRIDNYEAKHIYREANSEADVLLKLAAQGSYLHSWDQGYLPITHADHCN, from the coding sequence ATGGGGTATGCAGGACCCTCTAGGTGCATCATGTGCAAAGCACAATCAGAGACAGTGGACCATCTACTACTTACCTGTCCCTTTGCGTTCAAATGTTGGCGATGGCTTAGTGCTAAACTTGGCTTGATCACAGCTCTTCCAAATGACATCAAATCCTTGTTTCAAAGCTGGCCTATCCCAACTAAGGAGTCTACCCTGAGCTTAATCATGGAATTGTCCCCTTCAAGTTTagtttgggaaatttggaaggagaggaatcaCAAGCTATTTGACAACAAATCCAGAAGAATAGAAACAATCTTGAACTCAATTGCAATGATTATTGTGGATTCAATTAACTACAAGTTAGCCTTCTCTTTGGGTCCACCGAAAGTTTTCTCATCTTGGGATGAAAGCATAAGGAAAAACTGGCATGGAATCAGGATTCCTCCCTCTTTTGGGAAAAAAGACAATAGGAGAAAGACTGCTATCTGGTCTCCTCCAAAGCCTGGCTggataaaactaaattttgatggcacCTCAAGAGGCAACTCGGGCCCttcaggcataggatatgtaatCAGAGATCACACAGGACCAACCCTTAGAAAAATGGCAAAGCTGATCCCCCTAGACACAAACAACATAGAAGAGTTTAAAGCTTTGCAATTCAAACTGAGAGATTGTATTAACCATGGTTTTAATAACATCTTAGTGGAGGGCGACTCAGAGATAGCAATAAATGCCATCAAGAGGAAAAACACTCCAAATTGGAGACTACAGGGAATTCTAGAAAGCATAGTCGCAAGCCTGGACAGGATCGACAACTATGAAGCTAAGCACATCTATAGAGAAGCAAACTCAGAGGCAGATGTTCTCTTGAAATTAGCCGCACAAGGATCCTATCTCCATAGTTGGGATCAGGGGTATCTTCCTATTACTCATGCAGACCATTGCAATTGA